Genomic DNA from uncultured Desulfosarcina sp.:
CAAGCGGCAGTTCCCCATGGTGGAAGTCATCATGCTGACCGGTCATGCCACGGTGGATTCGGCCGTGGAAGGCATGAAGTCCGGGGCCGTGGACTACCTGATGAAGCCGGCGGACCTGGAGGAAATCGTGGCCAAAGCGACCGATGCCTTCAAGCGGCGGACGGATGTCGAGGAAAGAATCCGCGTCGCCCGCATGCGCAACCTGATGAAATCCCCCAGGGAGATCATTGAGAGGGCTTGATTTTTACAAGACGACATCCGGTCCCGTGTCCGATCATCGATCCGGCGGGAGGACTTCAAACCATTAAGGGTTGTTGAAATGGCGAAAAAAGAAAAAAAAGTTACCGGCTACGACAAATATGTGGACTGGAAGATGTTCAGCATTCCGGTCGTGCTTTTCTTTGTGCTTCTGTTGATGCCCACCCCCTACGGCATGAAGGATGTGGGCACCGAGTACCGCATCGGCCCCAAGGTGGTGATCGAGCACGTCACCCAGGAGTTGTTCTCGACAGCGGCATCCGATGCCCAGCAGTGGCAGTTGCTTACCGCCCAGATCATGGAAAAAAACATGAACATGGGCGCTTTGACCCGCGGCCGCTACCTCAAACGGGACATGAAGTGGTGCAAACAGAACAAGATCAAGGCTGAAAAAAGCAACTTCGAAAAGGCCCATGCCTATATCGAGAACCAGACCACCGACGAGAGCTACCTCGCCCTGATGCAGTCCTCCATGACGCTGCGCAAAGACGGGCTGAAATATGAAGACCTTTCCGGCAAGGACCTGGCCGATGCCAACAAGGGGGCCTGGTTCATCAAGGTGTCCATTGCCATGGGAGCCTTCGTGGTGCTCTGTTTTCTCACCGAGTGCATCCCGCTGCCCGGCGTGGCCTTCTGCATCGGTCTGATCCTGGTCTTCACCGGCGTGGTCAGCCGCAAGGAGGTGGCCATGCTCTACTGGGACGACGCCTGCTGGTTCATCATGGGCAGCCTGATGTTCGCCGCCGCCTTTGTCAAGACCGGCGTGGACAAGCGCGTCTGCCTGATGATGTTCAAGAAGCTGGCCGTGCCCAATGTGCGCTGGATCACCCTGATCTTTTTTGTTATCATCACGCCCCTGGCGGCCTTTATTTCCGACCACGCCTTGGCGGCCATGTTTCTGCCCATCGGCATGCTGCTCTACCAGAACAGCCTGACCAAGGAGGTTCCCGAGGACCCCGAACTGGGCAAAATGCTGATGATCGCCATTGCCATGGCCTGCAACGTCGGCGGCCCCGGCGCCCCCTCGGGCGGTGCCCGCAACGTCATCATGATGACCTACCTGGCGGACATGTTCGGCATGGATATCGGCTACTTCCAGTGGATCACCTATTGCTTTCCCTTCCTCGTCATGATGATCCCGGTGACCTGGCTGATGGTCAACTGGCGTTTCAAGCCCACCATCACCTCGCTGGAACCGGCCATGAACCACCTGCAGAACGAAATCAGCCGCATGGGCGGATGGAACCGCAAGCAGATCATCGCTTTGATCATCTTCCTGGTCATGGTGTTCGGCTGGTTCACCGAAAAAGAGTTCTACAACATGGGCATCTATCCGGTGCGTCTGGGCATCGGCGTGATTGCCGTGGCGGGCGCGGTGGCCTATCTTCTCGCAGGGGTGGTCAACTGGCGCGATTACCAGGAGAAGGTGGACTGGGGCGTGGTCTGGCTCTATGCCGGCGCCATCATCTTCGGCCGCACCCTGGACGACACCGGCGCCGCCTACTGGCTGGCCCGGACCGCCATCGACGCCCTGGCCCCGTTGGGCATGGATGCCGGGCTGCCGCTCATGGCCGCCAGCAACGGCCTGACCGCCATCTTGACCAACCTCATGGCCGATGGCCCGGCCGCCGCCGCCGTGGGCCCGATCGCCCTGAACATGGCCGGCCTGGTCCATCCGGGCACCACCTTTCTGCCCTTCATGGCCATGGGCACCGCCGCGGCGTCGTCCTTTGCCTACTGCCTGATTATCGGCACGCCGCCCAATGCCATCGTTTACGCCAGCGGCTACCTGGAGCCCAAGGATTACCTGCGGGTGGGTCTGCCCATGTGGTTCATCGCCAACATCGTCCTCTTGCTGTTGACCGGCGTTTACTGGGTCTTCAGGGGATTCGGCGGTCTTCCGGGATTCTAAAACGAAAGGAAACGATCCATGTACGGCAAAGACGAGATCACCATGGAAAAACGGCCGCTGCTGATGAGAAGGGATGGACGGCTCTGGTTCACGCGTGAGGCGGAACGACGGTTTTACTTCGTCCTCACGATGATCATGCTGGTCGCCGGCATTCTTTATAAAACAGGAGTGATCCAATGAATCCGCGCAGGCCCGTATTTTATTTCGACACCCTGACCGCCCTGATGACACGGCCGAGCCGGTTTTTCGCGACCCGGTTCCAGGAGGTCACGGCGGTCCAGTCCCTGATCGTCTTGACGATATCGAGCGTTTTCTTTGCCGCCACAGGGTCGCTGCTCAAACCGGAGAGTGCATCCTTGACCGCCGGCATGATCCTGTTCGCCAACGCCGTCGGCATGGCGATAT
This window encodes:
- a CDS encoding response regulator, whose protein sequence is MMEKMKMMLVDDEERFLATTRKLLEKKGYDVLTATSGAEGLELLRTNRVHVVILDVKMPGMDGVATLREIKRQFPMVEVIMLTGHATVDSAVEGMKSGAVDYLMKPADLEEIVAKATDAFKRRTDVEERIRVARMRNLMKSPREIIERA
- a CDS encoding DASS family sodium-coupled anion symporter: MAKKEKKVTGYDKYVDWKMFSIPVVLFFVLLLMPTPYGMKDVGTEYRIGPKVVIEHVTQELFSTAASDAQQWQLLTAQIMEKNMNMGALTRGRYLKRDMKWCKQNKIKAEKSNFEKAHAYIENQTTDESYLALMQSSMTLRKDGLKYEDLSGKDLADANKGAWFIKVSIAMGAFVVLCFLTECIPLPGVAFCIGLILVFTGVVSRKEVAMLYWDDACWFIMGSLMFAAAFVKTGVDKRVCLMMFKKLAVPNVRWITLIFFVIITPLAAFISDHALAAMFLPIGMLLYQNSLTKEVPEDPELGKMLMIAIAMACNVGGPGAPSGGARNVIMMTYLADMFGMDIGYFQWITYCFPFLVMMIPVTWLMVNWRFKPTITSLEPAMNHLQNEISRMGGWNRKQIIALIIFLVMVFGWFTEKEFYNMGIYPVRLGIGVIAVAGAVAYLLAGVVNWRDYQEKVDWGVVWLYAGAIIFGRTLDDTGAAYWLARTAIDALAPLGMDAGLPLMAASNGLTAILTNLMADGPAAAAVGPIALNMAGLVHPGTTFLPFMAMGTAAASSFAYCLIIGTPPNAIVYASGYLEPKDYLRVGLPMWFIANIVLLLLTGVYWVFRGFGGLPGF